In Gammaproteobacteria bacterium, one DNA window encodes the following:
- the rsmI gene encoding 16S rRNA (cytidine(1402)-2'-O)-methyltransferase has product MLEKNALYVVATPIGNLSDISLRALDVLGKVDLIAAEHVQDSQHLLSVHAITTAKWISLHQHNEAAVSEKILAMLDAGKSVALVTDAGTPGISDPGAILVRQVRARNHRVIPVPGPNAAVCAMSAAGIVNPHFLFYGFLPAKSGLRKRELAALQSYPYTLIFYEAPHRILECVEDMLEIFGSDRELTIARELTKLFETIHSGTLRQVLDWLQADANQQKGEFVLLLSGAEVPEKSEISDQARHMLTCLLVELPLKQAVKLTVEISGENKKALYQLALDLKAAGSSG; this is encoded by the coding sequence ATGCTGGAAAAAAATGCATTATATGTGGTTGCTACCCCAATAGGAAATTTAAGCGATATCAGCCTGAGGGCTTTGGATGTACTGGGAAAAGTTGACCTGATTGCCGCCGAACATGTGCAGGATTCCCAACATTTACTGTCAGTGCACGCCATTACAACAGCAAAATGGATCAGCCTTCATCAGCACAACGAAGCGGCGGTTTCGGAAAAAATACTGGCCATGCTGGATGCCGGAAAAAGCGTTGCCTTAGTGACCGATGCGGGTACGCCGGGTATTTCCGATCCCGGCGCGATTCTGGTCCGGCAGGTGCGTGCGCGGAATCACCGGGTGATTCCGGTTCCCGGCCCGAATGCGGCGGTCTGCGCGATGTCCGCCGCCGGCATCGTGAATCCTCACTTCTTGTTTTACGGTTTCCTGCCGGCCAAAAGCGGATTGCGCAAGCGCGAGCTGGCAGCCCTGCAATCGTACCCCTATACGTTGATTTTTTATGAAGCGCCGCACCGTATTCTAGAATGTGTTGAAGATATGCTGGAGATCTTCGGATCGGATCGCGAGCTGACTATTGCCCGGGAATTAACCAAATTATTCGAGACGATTCATAGCGGAACGCTACGACAGGTATTGGATTGGCTGCAAGCGGATGCCAACCAGCAAAAAGGGGAATTTGTATTGCTGCTATCCGGAGCGGAGGTTCCGGAGAAATCGGAAATCAGCGACCAGGCACGGCATATGCTAACTTGTTTACTGGTTGAATTGCCGCTCAAGCAGGCGGTTAAGCTGACTGTGGAGATCAGCGGCGAAAACAAGAAAGCGCTCTACCAATTAGCGCTGGATTTAAAGGCGGCGGGCAGTTCCGGCTAG
- the pyrC gene encoding dihydroorotase has product MLTSITITRPDDWHLHLRDGEPLRAVLPHTAKQFARAIIMPNLRPPITTVEMALAYRAQILTALPTALKSAFEPLMTLYLTDNTAPAEIVRAKESGAIHGVKLYPAGATTNSDAGVTDIAKCHATLAAMEQNDLPLLVHGEVTDIEVDVFDREKIFIDRILTPLTRRFPGLRIVFEHVTTRDAVQFVTAASGNIAATITAHHLLLNRNAIFQGGIRPHHYCLPVLKREMHRQALLTAATSGNPKFFLGTDSAPHGQTSKENACGCAGIFTAHAAIELYATAFEQAGALDKLEAFASFHGANFYRLPRNTSSITLKKESWLVPEQFDFAGEPLIPLYAGAPLNWKLV; this is encoded by the coding sequence ATCTTGACCAGCATTACCATTACCCGCCCGGACGACTGGCATTTGCATTTGCGTGACGGCGAACCATTACGCGCTGTGCTGCCGCATACGGCAAAACAATTCGCGCGTGCCATCATTATGCCCAACTTGCGGCCACCGATTACTACAGTCGAAATGGCGCTGGCATACCGTGCCCAGATTCTGACTGCTTTGCCTACGGCACTGAAATCCGCTTTTGAACCGTTGATGACCTTGTATTTGACGGACAATACAGCACCGGCGGAAATAGTGCGGGCCAAGGAAAGCGGCGCGATACATGGCGTAAAATTATATCCGGCCGGAGCGACGACGAATTCCGACGCCGGTGTTACCGATATCGCCAAATGTCATGCCACGCTGGCGGCGATGGAACAGAATGACCTGCCGTTACTGGTGCACGGCGAGGTGACGGATATCGAGGTGGATGTATTCGACCGCGAAAAAATCTTTATTGACCGCATACTGACACCGTTAACCCGGCGTTTCCCGGGTTTGCGCATCGTATTTGAACATGTCACCACACGCGATGCGGTGCAGTTTGTAACAGCAGCATCCGGCAATATTGCAGCGACAATCACGGCGCATCACTTATTGCTGAATCGTAATGCGATCTTTCAGGGTGGCATCCGTCCGCATCATTACTGTCTGCCGGTATTGAAGCGCGAAATGCACCGGCAAGCGTTGCTGACGGCGGCTACCAGCGGTAATCCGAAATTTTTTCTCGGTACCGATAGTGCACCGCATGGACAGACAAGTAAGGAAAATGCCTGCGGTTGTGCGGGCATTTTTACCGCGCATGCCGCTATCGAGCTATACGCAACGGCTTTTGAACAAGCGGGAGCGCTGGATAAACTGGAAGCGTTTGCCAGTTTTCATGGTGCGAATTTTTATCGATTACCGCGCAATACAAGCTCAATCACGCTGAAGAAAGAAAGCTGGCTTGTTCCGGAACAGTTTGATTTTGCCGGAGAGCCATTGATACCGCTCTATGCGGGCGCGCCTTTGAATTGGAAATTGGTGTAG
- a CDS encoding DUF393 domain-containing protein: MPAKVYYNSACPVCNAGIKDQRQRMAQCGIDDVEWVDVHNSPGAASETGHSLKQVRERLHIKDDNGELYIGIDAFIHLWQKTPQQRWLAKLLQLPVIGLLAHHAYNGFARLLYRWNRILKHW; encoded by the coding sequence ATGCCCGCTAAAGTGTATTACAACAGTGCCTGTCCCGTTTGCAATGCAGGAATAAAAGATCAACGCCAGCGCATGGCGCAGTGCGGGATTGACGATGTCGAATGGGTGGATGTGCACAACAGCCCGGGAGCAGCATCGGAAACCGGCCATTCACTGAAACAGGTGCGTGAGCGGTTACATATCAAAGACGACAATGGCGAATTGTATATTGGCATCGATGCATTTATTCATCTTTGGCAAAAAACCCCGCAGCAACGCTGGCTGGCAAAGTTGCTGCAACTACCGGTTATCGGATTACTCGCGCATCATGCCTATAACGGCTTTGCGCGGCTGCTTTATCGCTGGAACCGGATATTAAAACACTGGTAA
- a CDS encoding response regulator transcription factor, producing MSTKKAKVMLVDDHAMLRHGLAMLINMEPDMEVFAEAGDGTEALEIIKKNNPIDIILLDVTLKTVSGLEVIKSIHALVPDLPVLFISMHDESVYAERALRAGALGYVMKHEPGEVLLEAIREVLKGNVYLSKQMHKKLLKRMVMKSSEPEHLINTLTSSELEVLHLIGQGHNSHEISQMLCRSIKTIDTHRFNIRSKLNLKDGADLIRYATRWISQQQ from the coding sequence ATGTCGACAAAGAAAGCAAAAGTAATGCTCGTTGATGATCATGCCATGTTGCGGCATGGTCTTGCCATGCTCATCAATATGGAACCGGATATGGAAGTATTTGCCGAGGCTGGTGACGGCACCGAGGCTCTGGAAATCATCAAGAAAAATAATCCCATTGATATTATTTTATTAGATGTGACGCTGAAAACGGTATCAGGACTTGAAGTAATCAAAAGTATCCATGCTTTGGTCCCGGATTTACCTGTACTTTTCATTTCCATGCATGATGAATCGGTTTATGCCGAACGGGCTCTTCGCGCCGGAGCGCTAGGCTATGTCATGAAGCACGAACCGGGCGAAGTTTTGCTTGAAGCTATCCGCGAGGTTCTAAAAGGTAATGTTTATCTAAGCAAGCAAATGCACAAAAAGTTGCTAAAGCGAATGGTTATGAAAAGCTCCGAGCCCGAGCATTTAATCAATACGCTTACATCCAGTGAACTAGAGGTTTTACACTTGATCGGGCAAGGGCATAATAGCCACGAAATTTCCCAGATGCTTTGCCGCAGCATCAAAACAATCGACACGCACCGCTTCAATATCCGGTCAAAATTAAACCTGAAAGATGGTGCCGATCTTATCCGCTATGCCACACGCTGGATCTCCCAGCAGCAATAG
- a CDS encoding histidine kinase has protein sequence MACLISQIDGVKFKHLAPDENILSKNYTLDKKSSVAATFDYRQVPVIETYASLHSIGLTMILKLDEEELFKPVNEKLKDIIVYLAALISAEILLLNWFVRKLIQSEKEARQAKETAEQYSIELSRKESELRERLKEIICLYEIRRSLGLELSVEAACQNVIKFLIPAMQHPEYTSITIKLDGKHISSVPQTRDFTHKLTSEICINGKACGQLSVYYPKDKPFLIMEEQRLINAITSDLALWLERKQVDELLHARLKEITCLYEIRRSMGVELSLEDVCFSIFKYLIPALQYPEIATAVIDINDKHFTSRNENQNHLNQPHVHVVSSKTDTNLLSGSELNREIYQSKSVLRSRIFINGIECGHLSIFYAEDKPFRLPEEQKLVSAIANDLESWLELRHLEQALVSVAEEQAHTIGQELHDNVGQQIAAIGYQARVLEKKISNSVSGDNNLAMLASSIASQTQTAVIHIKQLAQGLLPFELEANGLIKALQTLATRISTTYNIDCDFSGNNINIINDNTTALNLYRITQEAANNAIRHGKAKHLAISLTSDEKTLCLSICDDGCGFTGIDTDHPSTPGMGIKIMQYRAKELGAKLEILARKEGGTEVRLKTQITKNVDKESKSNAR, from the coding sequence ATGGCTTGCTTGATCAGCCAGATTGATGGTGTCAAATTCAAGCATCTGGCTCCTGATGAAAACATACTGTCAAAGAACTATACGCTTGACAAGAAAAGTAGCGTAGCCGCTACTTTCGATTATCGTCAAGTACCAGTCATTGAAACCTATGCTTCTTTGCACTCCATCGGCCTTACCATGATTCTCAAGCTGGATGAAGAGGAATTATTCAAACCGGTTAATGAAAAGCTGAAAGATATCATTGTTTATCTGGCGGCCTTGATTAGCGCTGAAATATTGTTATTAAACTGGTTCGTGCGCAAGCTCATCCAATCAGAAAAAGAAGCCCGGCAAGCTAAAGAAACAGCCGAACAATACTCAATAGAATTGAGCCGCAAAGAAAGTGAATTACGAGAACGTTTAAAAGAAATCATATGTCTCTATGAAATTCGCCGCAGCCTCGGTCTCGAGTTATCGGTGGAGGCAGCCTGCCAAAATGTTATTAAGTTTTTAATACCCGCAATGCAGCATCCGGAATATACCTCGATCACAATCAAACTCGATGGAAAACACATTTCTTCCGTACCCCAGACAAGGGATTTCACACATAAATTGACATCGGAAATCTGTATTAATGGTAAGGCTTGCGGCCAGTTAAGCGTTTATTACCCTAAGGACAAGCCCTTTTTAATAATGGAAGAACAAAGGTTGATCAATGCCATCACGAGTGATCTGGCGTTATGGCTGGAGCGCAAACAAGTGGATGAACTATTGCATGCCCGCTTGAAAGAGATTACCTGTCTGTATGAAATACGCCGCAGTATGGGAGTGGAGCTCTCGTTGGAAGATGTCTGCTTTAGTATATTTAAATACTTAATACCCGCCTTGCAATATCCGGAAATTGCTACCGCGGTCATCGACATCAACGACAAACATTTCACTTCCAGAAATGAAAACCAGAATCATCTTAATCAACCCCATGTCCATGTTGTTAGCAGCAAAACAGATACGAACTTATTATCCGGCTCTGAACTTAACCGGGAAATTTATCAAAGTAAATCGGTTTTGCGATCACGAATCTTTATCAATGGAATAGAATGCGGCCATTTAAGTATTTTTTACGCGGAAGACAAACCCTTTCGTTTACCGGAAGAACAAAAGCTTGTCAGTGCGATTGCCAATGATCTGGAAAGTTGGCTTGAACTTAGGCATTTGGAGCAAGCGTTGGTATCGGTGGCTGAGGAACAAGCGCATACGATCGGGCAAGAATTGCACGATAATGTCGGACAGCAAATAGCGGCTATCGGGTATCAAGCCAGAGTATTGGAAAAGAAAATTTCTAATTCAGTGAGCGGAGATAACAATTTAGCGATGCTGGCTTCCTCCATTGCTTCTCAAACGCAGACAGCCGTGATCCATATCAAGCAACTTGCGCAAGGATTGCTTCCGTTTGAACTGGAAGCCAATGGTTTGATCAAAGCATTGCAAACCTTAGCCACGCGAATTTCAACAACGTATAATATTGATTGTGACTTTTCGGGAAATAATATTAATATTATCAACGATAACACTACTGCGCTCAATTTGTACCGGATCACCCAGGAAGCAGCGAATAATGCAATCCGGCACGGTAAAGCGAAACATCTGGCCATTTCCTTAACGTCCGATGAAAAAACGCTGTGTTTATCCATCTGCGATGATGGTTGCGGTTTCACGGGAATTGACACCGATCATCCGTCAACACCGGGAATGGGTATTAAAATTATGCAGTACCGCGCGAAGGAATTGGGCGCAAAGTTGGAAATTCTCGCTCGCAAAGAAGGCGGTACGGAAGTTCGTTTAAAAACACAAATCACTAAAAATGTCGACAAAGAAAGCAAAAGTAATGCTCGTTGA
- the ccmA gene encoding cytochrome c biogenesis heme-transporting ATPase CcmA — protein MLQGINLACVRGDRELFRDVNFSLEAGGLMQVRGPNGSGKTSLLRMLCGLSNPAAGEIRWGDTSIRDMDGEYYAAMTYIGHLSGTKDDLTVIENLRISSALAGFEIGADQAKEALSHIGLRGREALPVKVLSQGQRRRVALARLLVCKTPLWILDEPLVALDVSAVKLIQELLERHLQEGGMVVMTTHQEIDITAASTTQLHLA, from the coding sequence ATGCTGCAGGGTATTAATCTCGCGTGTGTCCGCGGCGACCGCGAGCTGTTTAGAGATGTCAATTTTTCACTCGAAGCGGGCGGCTTGATGCAAGTGCGCGGTCCGAACGGCAGCGGCAAGACCAGTCTGTTGCGCATGCTGTGCGGATTGTCCAATCCAGCCGCCGGTGAAATTCGCTGGGGAGATACCTCGATACGTGACATGGATGGGGAATATTACGCCGCGATGACTTATATCGGTCATTTGAGCGGAACAAAAGATGATTTAACGGTCATTGAGAATTTGCGTATATCCAGTGCGCTGGCAGGTTTTGAAATCGGCGCCGATCAGGCAAAAGAAGCCCTCAGTCACATAGGATTGCGCGGCAGGGAAGCCTTACCGGTCAAGGTATTGTCGCAAGGTCAGCGACGCCGCGTTGCGCTGGCGCGCTTGTTGGTATGCAAAACACCCTTATGGATTCTGGACGAACCTTTGGTTGCATTGGATGTGTCGGCGGTAAAATTGATTCAGGAATTGCTTGAGCGGCATTTGCAGGAAGGCGGCATGGTGGTGATGACGACACATCAGGAAATTGATATTACAGCAGCATCAACCACGCAATTGCATTTGGCCTGA
- the ccmB gene encoding heme exporter protein CcmB, producing MFMWIIKRDLLLAVRRQSDVLTTLFFFIIVVSLFPLSVGPEMNMLRTMAPGVVWVAALLASMLSLGRMFSNDYLDGTLEQMLLSPQSLSLLVLGKAFAHWLVTGVPLVLMAPVLGIQYDLPAEALLVLTSALLLGTPVLSLIGAIGAALTLGLRGGGVLVSLLVLPLYIPVLIFGSGAVEANMSGVEFSAHLSLIGAFLLVTIVFAPWAAAWSLRVSLE from the coding sequence ATGTTTATGTGGATAATTAAACGCGATCTTCTGCTGGCGGTGCGGCGCCAATCCGATGTACTGACTACGCTGTTTTTTTTCATCATCGTGGTAAGCCTGTTTCCACTCAGCGTCGGACCGGAAATGAACATGCTGCGCACCATGGCGCCGGGCGTGGTGTGGGTTGCCGCTTTGCTGGCTTCGATGCTGTCGTTGGGACGGATGTTTTCTAATGATTATCTCGATGGCACATTGGAGCAAATGCTGCTGTCACCGCAATCGTTATCGCTTTTGGTGTTGGGAAAGGCTTTTGCGCACTGGCTGGTGACCGGCGTACCGCTGGTGTTGATGGCGCCGGTTCTGGGTATTCAATATGATTTGCCGGCGGAGGCGTTGCTTGTTTTAACGTCGGCTTTATTGCTGGGCACGCCGGTTCTGAGTCTGATCGGCGCAATTGGCGCGGCGTTGACGCTCGGGTTGCGCGGCGGCGGTGTGCTGGTTTCACTGCTCGTGCTGCCTTTATATATCCCGGTGTTGATTTTTGGCTCAGGCGCGGTGGAGGCCAATATGTCCGGGGTTGAGTTTAGCGCGCATCTGTCATTAATCGGCGCATTCCTTTTGGTGACGATTGTTTTCGCTCCCTGGGCGGCCGCTTGGTCGCTGCGCGTTTCATTGGAATAA
- a CDS encoding heme ABC transporter permease, whose protein sequence is MAINWFKYSSPASFYSLAGKMIPLFVFAAAILLVAGLYVGFFVAPTDFQQGEAYRIIFIHVPAAWMSMFLYVVMAFWAGIGLAFNTRLSSMFASAIAPTGAMFTFIALWTGALWGKPMWGTWWVWDARLTSELILFFLYIGFMSLQAAIDDPRRADKAGAIIALVGVVNVPIIYFSVQWWNTLHQGASVSVNQAPAMASTMLTGMLIMVFASWMYSIAVILKRTRVIILERESHTAWVAELHKKGAV, encoded by the coding sequence ATGGCTATCAATTGGTTCAAATATTCTTCTCCGGCCAGTTTTTACTCACTGGCTGGAAAAATGATTCCACTATTCGTTTTTGCCGCAGCGATACTCTTGGTGGCGGGGCTCTATGTTGGCTTTTTTGTTGCACCTACCGATTTTCAGCAAGGCGAAGCGTACCGGATTATTTTTATCCATGTGCCCGCGGCGTGGATGTCGATGTTTCTTTATGTCGTGATGGCATTCTGGGCGGGCATCGGCTTAGCGTTTAATACCCGGCTTTCTTCCATGTTTGCGTCTGCAATCGCTCCGACCGGTGCGATGTTCACCTTTATTGCACTGTGGACCGGTGCATTATGGGGGAAGCCGATGTGGGGAACCTGGTGGGTTTGGGATGCGCGGCTGACTTCCGAGTTGATTCTGTTTTTTTTGTATATCGGTTTTATGTCGTTGCAAGCGGCGATCGACGACCCGCGCCGCGCCGATAAAGCGGGCGCTATCATTGCGCTGGTCGGTGTAGTGAATGTTCCGATTATTTATTTTTCGGTGCAGTGGTGGAATACCTTGCATCAAGGGGCATCGGTGAGCGTCAATCAGGCGCCTGCAATGGCGAGTACCATGTTGACGGGCATGTTGATTATGGTGTTTGCAAGTTGGATGTATTCCATTGCTGTCATATTAAAACGCACGCGCGTGATTATTCTGGAACGTGAGAGTCATACGGCGTGGGTGGCTGAGCTGCATAAGAAGGGAGCGGTATAA
- the ccmD gene encoding heme exporter protein CcmD has product MNWTSWSEFFAMGGYGLYVWGSYAVTFICIAGEILLISKRHRTLEKQYSLINGINKEEIKNETTS; this is encoded by the coding sequence ATGAACTGGACAAGCTGGTCAGAGTTTTTTGCAATGGGGGGTTATGGATTGTATGTGTGGGGTTCGTACGCCGTGACATTTATTTGTATTGCCGGTGAAATTCTATTAATTTCAAAACGCCACCGAACTTTGGAAAAACAATACAGTCTCATCAACGGCATCAATAAAGAAGAGATAAAAAATGAAACCACGTCATAA
- the ccmE gene encoding cytochrome c maturation protein CcmE encodes MKPRHKKLVIISCGVVALGVAAVLVLNAFQSNLVFFFSPSQVVAKEAPIGKSFRIGGLVEEGSVKRDDKTTTVRFSVTDTAQTIPVVYTGILPDLFREGKGVVAQGKIAADGVFIADEVLAKHDENYMPPEAAEALEQAAKAQKASLTQ; translated from the coding sequence ATGAAACCACGTCATAAGAAACTTGTAATTATAAGTTGCGGAGTAGTTGCATTAGGTGTTGCTGCTGTTCTTGTATTAAATGCATTTCAAAGTAATCTGGTCTTCTTTTTCAGTCCATCCCAGGTCGTTGCAAAAGAAGCACCGATTGGAAAGAGCTTTCGGATTGGCGGGCTGGTTGAGGAGGGCAGTGTCAAACGCGACGATAAAACCACCACTGTCCGCTTTTCAGTAACCGATACGGCGCAAACGATTCCGGTTGTGTATACCGGCATTCTTCCGGATTTATTCAGAGAAGGTAAAGGGGTTGTCGCGCAGGGGAAAATAGCGGCGGATGGGGTTTTTATAGCCGATGAAGTACTTGCCAAGCACGATGAAAATTATATGCCGCCGGAAGCAGCGGAAGCCTTGGAACAAGCCGCCAAAGCACAAAAGGCATCCTTGACGCAGTAA
- a CDS encoding heme lyase CcmF/NrfE family subunit, with protein MIPEIGNFSLILALLLAIIQGTLPIIGAARGIPSWIALARPVVQGQFVFALIAFLCLAYSFVSSDFSVMNVAKNSNTELPFHYRLAATWGSHEGSLLLWVFMLAGWSVAVSVFSKQLPDDIVARVLGVLGLVAIGFYVFMLFTSNPFDRLLPAAPEGSDLNPLLQDAGMVMHPPMLYMGYVGFSIAFAFAIAALLSGKLDATWARWSRPWTIVAWVFLTCGIMLGSWWAYYELGWGGWWFWDPVENASFMPWLVGTALVHSLAVTEKRGSFKSWTVLLAICAFALSLLGTFLVRSGVLTSVHAFATDPSRGVFILAFLFIVISSSLVLFAWRAPKVGLGGKFDLLSRESMLLTNNILLLVAAASVLLGTLYPLIIDALGLGKLSVGPPYFEAVFVPVMTPAIFLIGVGPIARWKQMSLPALAVRLRWAFAVSVVSALVAPYFIGEWKPMTSFGLLLAFWIIVCVFVNLKHRISASTEGNVFTRLLKQSRSYYGMHCAHLGVAVFIIGVTLVNSYETEKDVRMEIGSKVTVGGYTFQFNGTRNDVGPNYKAVIGDIAVSKDDQFVRNMHPEKRTYNASGMAMTEAAIDTGFFRDLYVALGEPLSNGAWVVRAYHKPFVDWIWMGCLLMAFGGITSITDRRYRLKITKKNAVRTEEETSASAETPMPVAVAPSANKVELAAETTKA; from the coding sequence ATGATCCCAGAAATTGGTAATTTTTCTTTAATTCTCGCCCTGCTATTAGCCATTATCCAAGGAACGCTGCCGATCATCGGAGCGGCGCGCGGTATCCCTTCTTGGATAGCACTTGCTAGGCCGGTTGTTCAAGGACAGTTCGTATTTGCTCTGATCGCCTTCCTCTGTTTAGCCTATTCCTTTGTCAGCAGTGATTTTTCCGTTATGAACGTGGCAAAGAATTCGAATACCGAATTACCATTTCATTATCGATTGGCGGCTACGTGGGGATCTCATGAAGGATCTTTATTGCTGTGGGTTTTTATGCTCGCAGGCTGGTCTGTCGCTGTCAGTGTTTTCAGTAAGCAATTACCGGATGACATCGTGGCGCGGGTGCTGGGGGTGCTAGGGCTTGTGGCCATCGGTTTTTATGTATTCATGCTGTTTACTTCAAATCCTTTCGACCGCTTATTACCGGCTGCGCCAGAAGGAAGCGATTTGAACCCATTATTGCAGGATGCGGGTATGGTGATGCACCCGCCGATGTTGTATATGGGGTATGTCGGATTTTCCATCGCTTTTGCTTTTGCAATCGCGGCACTACTGAGCGGAAAGCTGGATGCAACCTGGGCGCGCTGGTCCCGCCCTTGGACGATTGTCGCTTGGGTGTTTCTGACCTGCGGCATTATGCTCGGCAGCTGGTGGGCGTATTATGAATTGGGCTGGGGCGGCTGGTGGTTCTGGGATCCGGTCGAAAATGCGTCTTTTATGCCGTGGCTGGTTGGAACGGCTTTGGTGCATTCCTTGGCGGTTACTGAAAAACGTGGCAGCTTCAAGAGTTGGACCGTTTTGTTGGCGATATGCGCGTTTGCTCTAAGTTTGTTAGGAACATTTTTAGTCCGCTCCGGTGTTTTGACGTCGGTTCATGCCTTCGCGACAGATCCTTCGCGCGGGGTATTTATCCTGGCTTTCTTGTTTATCGTCATCAGCAGCTCGCTGGTATTGTTTGCATGGCGGGCGCCGAAAGTTGGTTTGGGCGGTAAATTCGATTTGCTGTCGCGCGAATCCATGTTGTTGACAAATAATATTTTATTGCTGGTTGCCGCCGCCAGTGTATTGCTCGGAACGTTATATCCATTGATTATCGACGCCTTGGGTCTGGGTAAATTGTCGGTAGGCCCTCCTTATTTCGAGGCTGTTTTTGTTCCTGTCATGACACCGGCAATTTTCCTCATCGGCGTCGGTCCGATTGCCCGCTGGAAACAAATGAGTTTGCCGGCATTAGCAGTTCGTTTACGCTGGGCGTTTGCAGTGAGCGTGGTTTCAGCGCTTGTCGCGCCTTACTTCATTGGGGAATGGAAGCCGATGACTAGCTTCGGTCTGTTGCTGGCGTTTTGGATTATCGTGTGCGTATTCGTCAACTTGAAGCATCGCATCAGCGCCAGTACTGAAGGTAACGTATTTACCAGACTGCTAAAACAATCCAGAAGCTATTACGGCATGCACTGTGCGCATCTCGGTGTAGCCGTATTCATTATCGGCGTTACCTTGGTGAACAGTTACGAGACCGAGAAAGATGTGCGCATGGAAATTGGCAGCAAGGTGACGGTGGGCGGTTATACTTTTCAGTTTAACGGCACCCGCAATGATGTTGGGCCAAACTATAAAGCTGTGATTGGAGATATTGCCGTGAGCAAGGACGATCAATTTGTTCGTAATATGCATCCGGAAAAACGCACTTATAACGCATCCGGTATGGCAATGACAGAAGCGGCTATCGATACGGGATTTTTCCGCGATCTGTACGTTGCTCTTGGCGAGCCGTTGTCCAATGGTGCCTGGGTGGTTCGTGCTTATCATAAACCTTTTGTCGATTGGATATGGATGGGATGTCTGCTCATGGCATTCGGTGGTATTACGTCAATTACCGACCGCCGTTATCGCCTAAAGATTACCAAAAAGAATGCTGTCAGAACTGAAGAAGAGACTAGTGCATCGGCAGAAACGCCAATGCCGGTGGCTGTTGCGCCATCCGCAAACAAAGTTGAATTGGCAGCGGAGACCACCAAAGCATGA
- a CDS encoding DsbE family thiol:disulfide interchange protein — protein sequence MMRYLIPLFAFLVLAAFLLVGLTLNPRQVPSPLIDKPAPKFQLNQLQESDKIMSSDDNLGKVWMLNVWASWCVACRDEHPLLVQLARTGIVPIYGLNYKDERNTAMQWLKRYGDPYTISIVDSDGKVGIDYGVYGVPETYVIDKKGIIRHKQIGPVTVDSLEKTIIPLIKELQQQA from the coding sequence ATGATGCGCTATTTGATTCCGTTATTTGCTTTTTTGGTGCTGGCTGCATTCTTGCTGGTGGGATTAACGCTGAATCCGCGCCAAGTGCCTTCGCCGCTGATTGATAAACCGGCACCAAAGTTTCAGCTAAATCAGCTGCAAGAGTCCGATAAGATAATGTCATCTGATGATAATCTCGGAAAAGTCTGGATGCTGAATGTGTGGGCATCCTGGTGTGTGGCGTGCCGAGACGAGCATCCATTGCTGGTGCAATTGGCAAGAACCGGGATCGTTCCGATCTATGGCTTGAATTATAAAGACGAACGGAATACCGCAATGCAATGGTTAAAACGCTACGGCGATCCCTATACCATCAGCATCGTGGATTCCGATGGCAAAGTTGGAATCGATTACGGTGTCTATGGTGTTCCGGAAACTTATGTGATTGATAAGAAGGGCATCATCAGACACAAACAAATCGGACCAGTGACTGTTGACTCGCTTGAAAAGACCATCATCCCACTCATCAAAGAACTGCAGCAACAAGCATAA